One genomic window of Cellulophaga sp. Hel_I_12 includes the following:
- a CDS encoding DUF58 domain-containing protein has product MKKDYRQLFQPHIINSISGLSLIARVLVDGYLAGLNKSRRVGMGQEFSQYRGYELGDDLRLLDWKMFARSGRYYIKQSEIDTHISVKFIVDASKSMEHAEDGVSKIDYVKVLVASLAHLAQEQGDAIGLYALNNTSITSLQPMVQKQQYKRFLHELIHIKGDGVWPSNTLNLDKFHDKSRKELVFFVTDMYEYDTELTALIKSLKTKRNEVVVLQIMGKKELQFNYKGYVVFEDLETGAKVKVDAKEAKSNYLSKLDTMMSTTKDMLLSNDIGYQLFMLDEPLGEALQLFLKQRSHLI; this is encoded by the coding sequence GTGAAAAAAGACTATAGACAATTATTTCAACCCCATATTATCAATAGTATCTCTGGGCTTTCTTTGATTGCACGGGTACTAGTTGATGGATATCTAGCAGGTCTAAATAAAAGTCGTAGGGTAGGTATGGGTCAAGAATTCAGTCAATATAGAGGCTACGAATTAGGAGATGATTTACGCCTGTTAGATTGGAAAATGTTTGCGCGTTCGGGTAGGTATTATATCAAACAATCTGAAATCGACACCCATATTTCAGTAAAGTTTATTGTAGACGCGAGTAAATCTATGGAACACGCTGAGGATGGCGTATCAAAAATAGATTATGTTAAAGTTTTGGTAGCGTCTTTGGCACACCTTGCCCAAGAACAGGGAGATGCCATTGGGCTTTATGCCTTAAACAATACTAGTATTACAAGTCTTCAGCCCATGGTTCAAAAACAACAGTATAAGCGGTTTTTACACGAGCTTATACATATCAAGGGAGATGGGGTATGGCCTTCAAATACCTTGAATCTTGATAAATTTCATGATAAAAGTCGAAAAGAATTGGTGTTTTTTGTGACCGATATGTATGAATATGATACAGAACTGACGGCCTTAATAAAAAGTTTAAAAACCAAAAGAAACGAAGTAGTTGTTTTGCAAATTATGGGAAAAAAAGAACTTCAATTTAACTATAAAGGCTATGTGGTTTTTGAGGATTTAGAAACGGGTGCTAAGGTAAAAGTAGATGCTAAGGAGGCAAAAAGTAACTATTTGAGCAAACTTGATACCATGATGAGCACTACTAAAGATATGTTGTTGTCAAATGACATAGGATATCAACTGTTTATGCTAGATGAGCCTTTGGGAGAGGCTTTACAGCTCTTTTTGAAGCAACGAAGTCACTTAATATAA
- a CDS encoding cupin domain-containing protein: MYTIDTRIKDQSFNALQVQKLVKTDALEILSISLAKGAVFPEHTSPTDAQLVVLQGSIVFHINKKDFELSTQEHFSFPKEVTHWVEAKEDSKFLIIR, translated from the coding sequence ATGTACACTATAGATACCAGAATAAAAGATCAAAGTTTTAACGCCTTACAGGTGCAAAAACTGGTAAAAACAGATGCTCTCGAAATACTTAGTATTAGTTTAGCAAAAGGAGCTGTTTTTCCAGAACATACCTCACCCACCGATGCTCAATTAGTGGTATTGCAGGGCTCTATTGTATTTCATATCAATAAAAAAGATTTTGAGCTCAGCACACAAGAACATTTTAGTTTTCCTAAAGAAGTGACACATTGGGTAGAAGCTAAAGAAGATTCAAAATTTTTGATCATTAGATAA
- a CDS encoding ABC transporter ATP-binding protein — MIQVQNLYKKFGKNQVLEGLDLHIDSGGIFAVLGPNGSGKTTLIKAILGMVLPNKGTISVLGKSIKNNWKYRQEIEYLPQIAEFPGNLKVKELITMIKDLRQKPSSEAILIETFGLTPFLDKKLANLSGGTKQKVNIVLAFMFDSPIIILDEPTNGLDPLAVIRLKALIQVEKKRGKTILLTSHIMQFVAEIADEIVYLLEGKIYFKGSVPELLAKTKQADFEHAIATIANTPSHV, encoded by the coding sequence ATGATTCAAGTACAAAATTTGTATAAAAAATTTGGCAAAAATCAAGTCTTAGAAGGCTTGGATTTGCATATCGATAGTGGTGGTATATTTGCTGTTTTAGGACCTAATGGATCCGGTAAAACAACACTTATAAAAGCCATTTTAGGCATGGTACTCCCGAATAAAGGAACAATTTCTGTTTTAGGAAAATCGATCAAAAATAATTGGAAATACCGTCAAGAAATAGAATATTTACCGCAGATAGCTGAATTTCCTGGAAATTTGAAGGTCAAAGAATTAATCACCATGATTAAAGATTTACGCCAAAAACCCAGTTCAGAAGCCATTTTGATCGAAACTTTTGGTTTAACACCTTTTTTAGACAAAAAACTGGCCAACCTTTCTGGGGGTACCAAGCAAAAAGTAAATATTGTATTGGCTTTTATGTTCGATAGTCCTATTATTATTTTAGATGAGCCTACAAACGGTTTAGATCCTCTGGCCGTAATTCGTTTAAAAGCTTTAATTCAGGTAGAAAAGAAACGAGGAAAAACTATTTTGTTAACCTCACACATTATGCAATTCGTAGCAGAAATTGCCGACGAGATTGTGTATTTATTAGAAGGAAAAATTTACTTTAAAGGCAGTGTTCCTGAATTGTTAGCGAAAACGAAACAAGCTGACTTTGAACACGCCATAGCCACCATAGCAAATACTCCAAGCCATGTTTAA
- a CDS encoding DUF4159 domain-containing protein, which yields MGNAFFFTRLQYESGDWDVDQRMPSNLLNSLVEYTTLAVDTKENIISLASDDIFKCPFCYLSGHKLVQFTKKEKENFKKYITNGGFVFVDDCNHDIDGLFAKSFERQMHDIFGEDSLKKISNDHEIYNIFFEFEDGPPTTSQELNGWGDDLVHEYLKAIEINGRIGVLYSNKDYGCEWDYDFRNKRWYKIDNTRFGVNIVMYALTS from the coding sequence GTGGGAAACGCTTTTTTTTTTACAAGATTACAGTATGAATCTGGAGATTGGGATGTAGATCAACGTATGCCTTCTAATTTACTGAATTCTCTCGTAGAGTATACAACCCTTGCCGTGGATACCAAAGAAAACATCATTTCATTGGCTAGTGATGATATTTTCAAATGCCCCTTTTGTTACCTTTCTGGTCATAAACTAGTACAGTTTACCAAAAAAGAAAAAGAGAATTTTAAAAAGTATATCACCAATGGTGGGTTTGTATTTGTCGATGATTGTAACCATGACATCGACGGACTTTTCGCAAAATCGTTTGAACGCCAAATGCACGATATTTTTGGTGAGGATTCACTAAAAAAAATTTCAAATGATCACGAAATCTATAATATATTTTTTGAATTTGAGGATGGTCCTCCCACGACTTCGCAAGAATTAAATGGTTGGGGAGATGATTTGGTGCACGAATATTTAAAAGCTATTGAAATAAATGGTAGAATAGGGGTGCTTTACAGCAATAAAGATTATGGCTGCGAGTGGGATTATGATTTTAGAAATAAGCGTTGGTATAAAATAGATAATACCCGTTTTGGGGTCAATATAGTGATGTATGCACTTACATCGTAA
- a CDS encoding DUF2237 family protein, whose amino-acid sequence MELNVLGTALQACCTDPATGYFRDGYCRTISQDTGTHILCGVMTDEFLSYTKKRGNDLSTAIPEWNFPGLVAGSKWCLCISRWLEAEKAGVAPPIILEATLQKALGYTTLSLLKQYEYSGE is encoded by the coding sequence ATGGAATTAAATGTATTAGGTACAGCCTTACAAGCCTGTTGTACCGACCCAGCAACGGGGTATTTTAGAGATGGCTATTGTAGAACCATTTCTCAAGATACCGGTACGCACATTCTTTGTGGGGTGATGACCGATGAATTTTTGAGCTACACTAAAAAAAGAGGCAACGATTTAAGCACCGCTATTCCAGAGTGGAATTTCCCGGGGCTTGTGGCGGGTTCAAAATGGTGTTTATGTATTTCAAGATGGCTTGAAGCGGAAAAAGCAGGCGTCGCACCCCCTATTATTCTGGAAGCTACCCTTCAAAAAGCCTTAGGCTACACCACACTTTCACTTTTAAAACAATACGAGTATTCGGGTGAATAG
- a CDS encoding TldD/PmbA family protein: protein MAIYTEEEAKKIMEKALSFSTADACEINLQGSESGNIRYARNSVSTSGHRSNQNLVVQANFGKKSGTASIDEFDDASLQRVVARAEELAKLSPENPEFMAPLGPQVYDKAINYVEATANITPEYRANVANSSIEPAIASDVTAAGFLDDSAGFQAMLNSKGLFAYNKSTNVDFTVTMRTNDGTGSGWVTRDFNDVSKFDANEASSVAISKSVMSREARAIEPGKYTVILEPSAGLGLLSGLGRSVDARQADEGRSFMSKDGGTKLGVKIVDERVNLWSDPLHPEVPVSTWNGEGQPLKKTEWIKNGVVQNLAYSRFWAEKKGVEPVPYPSNFIMGGGDASLEELIKSTKKGILVTRLWYIRSVDPQTLLYTGLTRDGTFYIENGAIKYPVKNFRFNESPIIMLNNLETLGKQVRVEGNLIPYMKIRDFTFTSLSDAV from the coding sequence ATGGCAATATATACAGAAGAAGAAGCAAAAAAAATCATGGAAAAAGCCTTGAGCTTTTCCACAGCTGATGCTTGCGAAATAAATTTACAAGGCAGTGAAAGTGGCAATATACGGTATGCAAGAAATTCCGTTTCCACCTCAGGGCATCGCTCCAATCAAAACTTAGTGGTTCAGGCTAATTTTGGTAAAAAATCAGGGACGGCAAGCATCGATGAATTTGATGATGCATCGTTGCAAAGAGTGGTAGCTAGAGCCGAGGAATTGGCTAAACTCTCACCAGAAAATCCTGAATTTATGGCTCCCTTGGGACCTCAGGTTTATGACAAGGCGATTAATTATGTGGAAGCTACCGCGAACATTACACCTGAATACAGAGCCAATGTGGCTAATAGCAGTATTGAACCCGCTATAGCAAGTGATGTTACCGCAGCGGGTTTTTTAGACGATTCTGCAGGCTTTCAAGCTATGTTAAATTCAAAGGGACTTTTTGCCTATAACAAGTCAACAAATGTAGACTTCACAGTAACCATGAGAACAAATGATGGTACGGGATCTGGATGGGTCACCAGAGATTTTAATGATGTGAGCAAATTTGATGCGAATGAAGCTTCAAGTGTAGCGATATCAAAATCAGTGATGTCACGGGAAGCAAGAGCTATCGAGCCTGGAAAATATACGGTTATTTTAGAGCCATCAGCAGGCTTAGGCTTATTAAGTGGCTTAGGACGATCTGTTGATGCCCGACAAGCCGATGAAGGGCGTAGTTTTATGTCTAAAGATGGAGGTACCAAACTGGGTGTTAAAATAGTAGATGAACGGGTAAATCTTTGGTCAGACCCCTTGCATCCAGAAGTTCCAGTTTCTACTTGGAACGGAGAAGGTCAGCCTTTAAAGAAAACAGAGTGGATCAAAAATGGCGTGGTACAGAATCTCGCTTACAGCCGTTTTTGGGCAGAAAAAAAAGGTGTTGAGCCAGTTCCTTATCCTAGTAATTTCATTATGGGCGGAGGAGATGCTTCTTTGGAAGAACTCATCAAAAGTACCAAAAAGGGAATTTTAGTAACCCGCTTATGGTACATTCGATCCGTGGATCCTCAAACACTTCTCTATACAGGACTAACGCGTGACGGAACTTTTTATATTGAGAATGGAGCCATTAAATATCCTGTCAAGAATTTTAGGTTTAATGAAAGTCCTATCATCATGCTAAACAATTTAGAAACGCTCGGAAAACAAGTGCGTGTTGAAGGTAATCTGATTCCCTATATGAAAATTAGAGATTTCACTTTTACCAGTTTGTCTGATGCCGTTTAG
- a CDS encoding TldD/PmbA family protein, with product MKRRDFVQLSGLGAGALLVPNLMTGNTIFAEALLEPGMDTIVKKRMADVALNTAKSLGATYADARIGRYLNQYVFTREDKVQNVVNTESFGIGIRVITNGTWGFASTNDVSEDGIKKATQQAVAIAKANSKFQKEPVILAPVANYGEVSWKTPIQKDFKEVPVSEKVELLLSANAAALNNGANFVNSALFMVNEQKYFASTEGSYIDQDVHRIWPNFGVTAVDQAKGKFKTRDAMSSPMGLGYEYMDGLASEKLVGAAGLTLYRNSYDIIEDATAAAKQAKEMLSAKSVDPGKYDLVLEPNHLGLTIHESVGHPTELDRVLGYEANYAGTSFATIDKWKSGDFKYGSDLVNIVADKTQVGSLGAVGFDDEGVQCKKWDIIRNGVLVNYQAIRDQVKMIDQDESHGCCYAQSWNDVQFQRMPNISLEPGKDPYSVSEMIKDVEKGIYIAGRGSYSIDQQRYNFQFGGTVFYEIKDGKIVGMLNDVAYQSNTQEFWNSCAKICDEDDYRMFGSFFDGKGQPSQVSAVSHGSSTTRFNNINVINTGRTV from the coding sequence ATGAAAAGAAGAGATTTTGTGCAGTTGTCCGGACTAGGGGCAGGAGCACTTTTAGTACCCAACCTAATGACGGGCAATACTATTTTTGCCGAGGCGCTCTTAGAGCCAGGTATGGATACCATAGTAAAGAAGAGAATGGCAGATGTGGCCTTGAATACGGCAAAGTCTTTAGGCGCTACCTATGCCGATGCTAGAATTGGAAGATACTTAAATCAATATGTTTTTACACGTGAAGATAAGGTTCAAAACGTGGTGAATACAGAATCATTCGGAATTGGTATTAGAGTTATCACCAATGGTACTTGGGGCTTTGCATCTACCAACGATGTTTCGGAAGATGGGATAAAAAAAGCTACGCAGCAAGCTGTAGCCATTGCCAAGGCAAATTCTAAATTTCAGAAGGAACCTGTGATATTAGCACCCGTTGCTAATTACGGAGAAGTTTCTTGGAAAACGCCTATTCAAAAAGACTTTAAAGAAGTGCCTGTTTCGGAAAAGGTAGAGCTGTTACTGTCAGCTAATGCTGCTGCCCTGAACAACGGAGCCAATTTCGTAAATTCAGCATTGTTTATGGTCAATGAACAAAAATATTTTGCCTCCACAGAAGGCTCTTATATTGATCAAGATGTGCACCGAATTTGGCCAAATTTTGGCGTTACCGCAGTAGATCAAGCCAAAGGAAAATTTAAGACCAGAGATGCCATGAGCAGCCCAATGGGTCTTGGTTATGAATATATGGATGGCTTGGCATCAGAAAAATTAGTAGGGGCAGCAGGACTAACATTATATCGCAATAGCTATGATATCATAGAAGATGCTACTGCAGCGGCAAAGCAAGCAAAAGAAATGCTTTCTGCAAAATCTGTTGATCCGGGTAAATACGATTTAGTCTTAGAACCAAATCATTTAGGCCTTACGATTCATGAATCTGTAGGACACCCTACCGAGCTTGATCGTGTATTGGGTTATGAAGCGAATTACGCAGGGACCAGTTTTGCGACTATAGACAAATGGAAATCAGGTGATTTTAAATATGGAAGTGATCTTGTAAATATTGTAGCAGATAAAACCCAAGTGGGATCCCTAGGTGCAGTAGGTTTTGACGATGAAGGCGTACAGTGTAAAAAATGGGATATCATTAGAAACGGTGTATTGGTAAATTACCAAGCCATTCGTGATCAAGTAAAAATGATTGATCAGGATGAATCTCACGGTTGTTGTTATGCGCAAAGTTGGAACGACGTTCAGTTTCAAAGAATGCCAAATATTTCATTAGAACCTGGAAAAGATCCTTATTCGGTTAGTGAAATGATTAAAGATGTTGAGAAGGGAATTTATATCGCAGGGCGTGGTTCGTACTCTATTGATCAACAACGGTATAATTTCCAGTTTGGAGGCACAGTCTTTTACGAAATAAAAGATGGAAAAATTGTAGGCATGTTGAATGATGTCGCTTATCAATCGAATACCCAAGAATTTTGGAATTCTTGTGCTAAAATTTGTGATGAGGATGATTACCGCATGTTCGGTTCGTTCTTTGACGGTAAAGGTCAGCCTTCACAAGTGAGTGCTGTTTCTCATGGTAGTTCAACCACAAGGTTCAACAACATCAACGTCATTAATACCGGTAGAACCGTCTAA
- the ric gene encoding iron-sulfur cluster repair di-iron protein has product MKQTLERNIGEIVAKDYRTAAVFGKFGIDFCCNGRRSIEQACSEKQLNASLVYEALEAIENSNTEDLDDYKTWALDVLATHIEKTHHAYVEETIPVLLQYLEKINNVHGARHPELQKVFDLFRASAGELTMHMKKEELILFPYVKTMVASKKHGEALKTPAFGTVQNPIQSMMQEHDNEGERFRKIEDITNGYQTPKDACATYQVAFSLLKEFKDDLHLHIHLENNILFPKAELLEKELLGS; this is encoded by the coding sequence ATGAAACAAACATTAGAAAGAAATATTGGCGAAATTGTTGCTAAAGACTACAGAACTGCAGCGGTATTTGGAAAATTCGGAATCGATTTCTGTTGCAATGGCCGAAGAAGCATTGAACAGGCTTGCTCTGAAAAACAACTCAATGCTAGTTTAGTTTATGAGGCTTTAGAAGCTATCGAAAATTCGAATACCGAAGATCTTGACGATTATAAAACATGGGCTTTAGATGTATTAGCAACCCATATTGAAAAAACACATCATGCCTATGTGGAAGAAACTATTCCTGTATTGTTACAGTATTTAGAAAAAATAAATAACGTTCATGGTGCCCGCCATCCAGAATTGCAAAAAGTTTTTGATTTATTTAGAGCTAGTGCCGGCGAGCTTACCATGCACATGAAAAAAGAAGAGCTGATTTTATTTCCATATGTTAAGACAATGGTGGCTTCGAAAAAACATGGTGAGGCATTAAAAACTCCAGCTTTTGGAACGGTACAAAACCCCATTCAAAGTATGATGCAAGAACATGATAATGAAGGTGAGCGTTTTAGAAAAATTGAAGACATCACAAATGGCTATCAAACTCCAAAAGATGCTTGTGCTACCTATCAAGTTGCATTCTCCTTATTAAAAGAATTTAAAGACGACCTTCATTTACATATACATTTAGAGAATAACATTCTATTTCCTAAAGCAGAACTATTAGAAAAAGAACTTTTGGGATCCTAA
- a CDS encoding MoxR family ATPase has product MEKHVVTMKHELETLTLKLADVKKEIGKIIIGQEETIEQLLITFLAGGHALLEGVPGLAKTLMIKTLSQAIDLKFKRIQFTPDLMPSDIIGTEILEEDHSTGKKFFQFNKGPIFANIILADEINRTPPKTQAALLEAMQEFEVTYSGKTYALEKPFFMLATQNPIEQSGTFPLPEAQQDRFLFYIKIGYPTASEEKGILKSTTGVKKENVKKVISGAEILRLQELVREVYISDDLIDFVSTIVRATRPETTTNAYVKEWVSWGAGPRAGQAMILTAKARALQYGRLSVSLEDLKKVALPVLRHRIIINFRAEAEGITSDEITHHLLTNTEVPSKV; this is encoded by the coding sequence ATGGAGAAACATGTAGTAACAATGAAACATGAGCTAGAAACGCTGACTTTGAAGCTTGCCGATGTAAAAAAAGAAATTGGTAAAATTATCATAGGTCAGGAAGAAACCATAGAGCAGCTATTGATTACCTTTTTAGCGGGTGGTCATGCCTTGTTAGAAGGGGTTCCGGGTCTCGCTAAAACTTTGATGATTAAAACCTTATCACAGGCCATTGATCTAAAGTTTAAACGCATTCAATTCACTCCAGATCTTATGCCCTCTGATATCATTGGTACCGAAATTTTGGAAGAAGACCACAGCACTGGGAAAAAATTCTTTCAATTTAACAAAGGACCAATTTTCGCTAATATTATTCTGGCGGATGAAATTAATAGAACACCACCTAAAACACAGGCCGCATTATTAGAAGCCATGCAAGAGTTTGAAGTTACCTATTCTGGAAAAACCTATGCCTTAGAAAAGCCTTTCTTTATGCTGGCTACTCAAAACCCAATTGAACAGTCAGGTACATTTCCTTTACCTGAAGCGCAGCAAGACCGTTTTTTGTTTTACATAAAAATAGGATATCCAACGGCATCCGAAGAAAAAGGTATTTTAAAAAGCACTACGGGAGTGAAAAAAGAGAATGTCAAGAAAGTGATAAGCGGGGCAGAAATACTACGATTACAGGAGTTGGTTCGTGAAGTTTATATTAGTGATGATCTTATAGACTTCGTTAGTACTATAGTACGAGCTACCAGACCCGAAACCACGACCAATGCGTATGTAAAGGAATGGGTAAGTTGGGGTGCAGGACCACGTGCTGGACAAGCTATGATCCTCACCGCGAAAGCAAGAGCTCTACAGTATGGTCGCCTGTCGGTAAGTTTAGAGGATTTAAAAAAAGTGGCACTTCCCGTATTAAGACATCGCATCATTATTAATTTCAGAGCGGAGGCAGAAGGGATTACTTCAGACGAAATAACACATCATTTATTGACCAATACTGAAGTTCCTTCAAAAGTATAA
- a CDS encoding nitrous oxide reductase family maturation protein NosD, producing MVYIKQLLSFLFLGIGLISYGKTIPICETCEVTSIKTGIALAADFDTLLIKKGTYKEFNILVDKPLTLLGENYPIIDGEKQGEIIRIASDHVTIDGLFIINVGTSYTSDYAAIRVVRSEHFVIQNIVLEKLFFGIYLEKSNNGKVYHNKIIGEAKDEYNSGNGIQLWYSKNVDVSRNIVQGTRDGIYLEFSDNITIHNNKSTNNLRYGLHFMFSNDDVYTHNTFENNGAGVAVMFSKRIRMENNTFKYNWGTASFGMLLKEINDAEIIGNTFEENTIGINIEGSNRITYKNNTFVKNGWAVKVLGACYENKFINNNFMHNSFDISYNSNLNDNVFDQNYWSDYTGYDLDKNGIGDIPYRPVKLFSYIVNRTPETIVLLRSLFMDIIDFSEKVSPVFTPDNLMDSNPLMKKIK from the coding sequence ATGGTATATATAAAACAACTACTTAGTTTTCTTTTTTTAGGTATAGGGCTGATCTCCTATGGTAAAACCATACCTATTTGTGAAACCTGCGAGGTTACATCTATTAAAACCGGTATTGCACTGGCGGCAGATTTTGATACACTTTTAATCAAAAAAGGCACTTATAAAGAGTTTAATATTCTCGTAGATAAGCCCCTAACTTTATTGGGTGAAAATTACCCCATAATTGATGGCGAAAAGCAAGGTGAAATTATAAGGATAGCTTCAGATCATGTTACTATAGACGGACTCTTTATCATCAATGTAGGCACTAGTTATACGTCTGATTATGCTGCAATTCGCGTGGTAAGAAGTGAGCATTTTGTGATTCAAAATATAGTTTTAGAAAAGCTTTTTTTTGGTATTTATTTAGAAAAATCAAACAACGGAAAAGTGTATCACAATAAAATTATTGGGGAGGCTAAAGATGAATACAATTCTGGTAACGGAATTCAATTATGGTACTCTAAAAATGTAGACGTAAGCCGAAATATTGTTCAAGGTACGCGAGATGGTATTTATTTAGAGTTTTCGGATAACATTACCATTCACAATAATAAAAGCACAAATAACCTGAGGTATGGTTTGCATTTTATGTTTTCGAATGATGATGTGTATACCCATAATACCTTTGAAAATAATGGTGCTGGTGTAGCAGTGATGTTTTCAAAACGTATTAGAATGGAAAATAATACTTTTAAGTACAACTGGGGAACAGCTTCCTTTGGTATGCTGTTAAAAGAAATAAATGACGCTGAGATTATTGGAAATACCTTTGAAGAAAATACGATTGGAATAAACATTGAAGGCTCTAATAGAATCACATATAAAAACAACACCTTCGTTAAAAATGGCTGGGCTGTAAAAGTATTGGGGGCCTGTTATGAAAATAAATTTATCAATAATAATTTTATGCATAACTCCTTTGATATATCTTACAATAGCAACTTAAATGATAATGTTTTTGATCAAAACTACTGGAGTGATTATACGGGTTACGATTTAGATAAAAACGGGATTGGTGATATTCCGTATCGACCCGTAAAACTATTCTCTTATATTGTGAATAGAACCCCTGAGACTATAGTGTTATTGCGTAGTTTATTTATGGATATAATTGATTTTTCAGAAAAAGTATCGCCTGTTTTTACCCCTGACAACCTTATGGATTCGAACCCATTAATGAAAAAAATAAAATGA
- a CDS encoding nitrous oxide metabolic protein, whose translation MFKILKYSFYDLMRSRWSYVYFLFYLLLGFVLLFLNNDVSKAVITLMNIIIVLVPLIGTIFGVMYYYNSKEFTELLLAQPIKRSSIFLGQYFGVAGSLSLSLVLGLGIPFVLYGLFRSDAIFDFTLLLVTGAFLTLIFTVLAFIIAISNENKIKGFGYAVLLWLFLAVIYDGIFLMSLIVFEEYPLDTFSLGAILFNPIDLSRTLILLKLDISALLGYTGAVFKQFFGTNIGVIISISVLSLWTLIPIWFLSFKAKRKDF comes from the coding sequence ATGTTTAAAATATTAAAATATAGTTTTTACGATTTAATGCGCAGCCGTTGGAGCTACGTATACTTTCTGTTTTATTTACTTTTAGGTTTCGTCTTGTTATTTTTAAATAACGATGTGTCTAAAGCGGTCATCACCTTAATGAATATTATTATTGTACTCGTACCTTTAATTGGAACTATTTTTGGAGTGATGTATTACTATAACTCTAAAGAGTTTACAGAGCTGTTATTGGCACAACCCATAAAGCGATCTTCAATTTTTTTAGGACAGTATTTTGGGGTTGCGGGTTCTTTAAGTCTTAGTTTGGTCCTTGGCTTGGGTATTCCTTTTGTACTGTATGGCCTATTTAGAAGTGATGCCATTTTTGATTTCACATTATTACTCGTCACTGGTGCGTTTTTGACGCTTATTTTTACGGTGCTAGCCTTTATCATTGCCATATCAAACGAAAATAAAATTAAAGGATTTGGGTACGCCGTATTGCTTTGGTTGTTTTTAGCGGTAATTTATGACGGTATCTTTTTAATGTCTTTGATTGTTTTTGAAGAATACCCCTTAGATACCTTTTCGCTTGGCGCTATTTTATTTAATCCCATAGATTTATCCCGAACTCTTATTTTATTAAAACTAGATATTTCTGCGCTTTTAGGATATACTGGAGCGGTTTTTAAGCAATTTTTTGGAACCAATATCGGGGTGATCATATCCATATCTGTTTTGAGCTTATGGACACTTATTCCAATTTGGTTTTTATCATTTAAAGCGAAAAGGAAAGATTTTTAA
- a CDS encoding Rrf2 family transcriptional regulator, whose protein sequence is MFSKACEYGIRATIYIALHSLEGNRVSLKEIAEEIDSPSAFTAKILYQLAKNNIVDSVKGAYGGFQIEKNQIHSIKLSQLVFALDGDRIYTGCGLGLSRCNAEKPCPVHHKFIQIRNDLKQMLDETTLYEMTTGLDVGLTFLKR, encoded by the coding sequence ATGTTTTCAAAAGCTTGTGAATATGGTATCAGAGCCACTATATATATAGCGCTTCATTCGCTTGAAGGAAACCGTGTTAGTTTAAAAGAAATTGCAGAAGAAATAGATTCTCCTTCGGCTTTTACGGCCAAAATACTATATCAGTTAGCAAAAAATAATATTGTCGACTCTGTAAAAGGCGCCTACGGCGGATTCCAAATTGAAAAAAATCAAATTCACAGCATTAAATTAAGTCAGCTTGTTTTTGCTCTTGATGGGGATCGCATTTATACAGGATGTGGATTAGGGTTAAGCCGATGTAATGCGGAGAAACCTTGTCCTGTTCACCATAAATTTATACAAATTAGAAATGATCTAAAACAAATGTTAGATGAAACAACCCTCTATGAAATGACCACTGGTCTAGATGTAGGGCTCACCTTTTTAAAGCGGTAA